TGGGCGGCCGGCCGGGCTCCCGGCGAGGCCGGAGCGCCGCGACGGCGCGGCCGCGAGTGAGAAACGACTTTGCCGCGGGGGCGAGAGGCTCCGGCAATGACCTCTGTGAAGGAGTTCCGGGTGGGCGAGCCCGCCGCGGCCGACGAGCTGGGCCGCGGCGCGTTCGTCTTCACCGACGACTACTCGGTGTTCGACTGGGGGAAGATGCCCGACGAGATCCCCGACAAGGGGTGTTCGCTCTGCACGATGGGCGCGTATAACTTCGAACTGCTCGAATCCGAAGGGGTGCCCACCCACTACGAGGGCGTCGCCACCGACGCGACCGACGGCGCCGTCTCGCTCGACGAGGCGCTCGACTCCGGCGCGGCGCCCCGCGAGATGGTCATCGAACTCACGCAGGTGCCCGACCTCCCCTTCGAGGGCGACGACACCGAGGACCCCAGCGGCTACGACTACGACGCATACCACGCCGACGCCGGCGAGAACTACCTCGTCCCGCTGGAGATCGTCTTCCGAAACCGCGTCCCCGTCGGCTCCTCGCTCCGCAAACGCACCGACCCCGCCGACCACGGCCTCGACTTCGACGCCTGGCCCGACGAGGCGGTCGACCTGGACGACCCCGTCGTCGAGTTCTCCACCAAGTACGAGGAACAGGACCGCTATCTCTCCCGCGCGGAGGCCGACCGCATCGCCGGGTCGGCCGATGTCGCCGACCTCGAATCGGTCGCCCGCGAAGTCAACCGACTCGTCACCGACCGCGCCGCCGACGCCGGGCTGACCCACGAGGACGGCAAGATCGAGTGTCTGTACTACGAGGGCGAGATCCGCGTCGCCGACGTGGTCGGTACCTTCGACGAGAACCGCTTCGCCTACGGCGACCAGCAGGTCTCGAAGGAGGTCGTCCGCCAGTATCACAAGCGCACCCAGCCCGAGTGGGTCGAGGCGGTCTCCGCGGCCAAGGCCGAGGCCGACGAGCGCGGCGTCGCCGACTGGAAGTCGCTGTGCGAACGCGAACCGGAACCGCTCGACGAGCGCGTCGTCGCCGCCGCCCGCGATCTGTACTGTGCCGGCACGAACGCCTACGTCGGCCGCGAGGTCTTCGATGCGCCCTCCCTCGACGCGGCGGTCGAGAGCGTCCGGGACCTCTGACTCCGGCTCGAAACCGATGACGGCACAGCCGGGCTCGGAGCGGCGAACGACCCGTCCGCCGGAGACGGACGGCCGGTTTTCCGTCCCGCTCCGAGGTGTCGACGTCGACCCCGAAACCCGCTGTGTCCACTACGACGACGCGGTCGACGTGGTCGCGCTCCGATTCCCGTGCTGTGACCGCTACTATCCCTGTTTTCGCTGTCACGACGCGGTGACCGACCACGACCCCGAACGCGTCCCGCGCGCAGCGTTCGGCGAGCCGGGGGTCCTCTGCGGCGTCTGCGGTACGGCCCTCTCCGTCCGCGAGTACCTCGACTGTGACGACACCTGTCCCGAGTGCGGCGCGTCGTTCAACCCCGGGTGCCGTCGCCACCGCGACCGGTACTTCGCCGTCGGGGAGTGACCCCGAGCCGGGCGTCGGCCGAGCA
The window above is part of the Halosimplex rubrum genome. Proteins encoded here:
- a CDS encoding phosphoribosylaminoimidazolesuccinocarboxamide synthase, whose amino-acid sequence is MTSVKEFRVGEPAAADELGRGAFVFTDDYSVFDWGKMPDEIPDKGCSLCTMGAYNFELLESEGVPTHYEGVATDATDGAVSLDEALDSGAAPREMVIELTQVPDLPFEGDDTEDPSGYDYDAYHADAGENYLVPLEIVFRNRVPVGSSLRKRTDPADHGLDFDAWPDEAVDLDDPVVEFSTKYEEQDRYLSRAEADRIAGSADVADLESVAREVNRLVTDRAADAGLTHEDGKIECLYYEGEIRVADVVGTFDENRFAYGDQQVSKEVVRQYHKRTQPEWVEAVSAAKAEADERGVADWKSLCEREPEPLDERVVAAARDLYCAGTNAYVGREVFDAPSLDAAVESVRDL
- a CDS encoding CHY zinc finger protein, producing the protein MTAQPGSERRTTRPPETDGRFSVPLRGVDVDPETRCVHYDDAVDVVALRFPCCDRYYPCFRCHDAVTDHDPERVPRAAFGEPGVLCGVCGTALSVREYLDCDDTCPECGASFNPGCRRHRDRYFAVGE